The Cellulomonas oligotrophica sequence CGCGCCGGCGCCCACGCCGTGGTGTCCGCGTGCGCCACGGGCGCGGAGGCCATCGGCTACGCGGCGGACATGATCCGCGCCGGCCGGGCAGACATCGTCGTCGCGGGCGGCACGGAGGCGGTCATCCACCCGATGCCCATCGCCGCGTTCGCCGCGTCCCGCACGCTCTCGACCCGCAACGACGACCCCGCGGGCGCCTCGCGCCCCTACGACGTCGACCGCGACGGCTTCGTCATCGGCGAGGGTGCGGGTGTCGTGGTGCTGGAGTCGGCCGCGCACGCCGCGGCCCGCGGGGCCCGGGTGTACGCGCGGCTCGCGGGTGTCGGCCTGTCCGCCGACGGCTACCACATCACCTCCCCCGACCCGTCGGGCGGCGGCCAGGTCCGGGCGATGCGCTCCGCGCTCGCCGACGCGGGCGTGGCGGCGCGCGACGTCGTGCACGTCAACGCGCACGCCACGTCGACGGTCGTCGGGGACCTCATCGAGGCCCGGTCGATCCGCGAGGCCCTCGGGGACGAGGCCGACCACGCGGTGCTCTCGGCGACGAAGTCGATGACGGGCCACCTGCTCGGCGGCGCCGGCGCCCTGGAGACGATCTTCACGGTGCTGGCACTGCACGACCGGCTGGCGCCGCCGACGATCAACGTCGCCAACCCCGACCCCGAGCTCGTCCTCGACCTGGTGCGGGACACCCCGCGCGCCCTGCCTGCCGGGCAGGTCGCCGCCGTGAACAACTCGTTCGGCTTCGGCGGTCACAACGTCGCGCTGGTCGTCACCTCCGTCTGACCCTGCGCGTCCGCACGGCCCCGCGTGACCGGGCGTCGGCGTCCGCCGGTGTAGCCGCTGAACACGTCGCGGCGCACACGGCGGACACCGACGGCCCGCAGCACGGGCACGGTGCCGGCCAGCATGGCGGGCGACCCCGAGGCGTAGGCGCGCCGCTGGTCGGCGTCGGGCACCGCGTCGGCGAGGTCCTCGGCCGTCAGCCGCACGCCGATGCGGTGCCACCCGTCGGGCAGCTCCCAGCCGGCGCCGTCCGGGTCGTGCGGTCCCCCGGCGCTCGGCCCGACCACGAGCGTCCGCACGCCCGTCGCGGCGAGCCGCTCGAGGTACGGCGGGGCGTCGTGGGTGCGCAGCACGAGGACGAGGACCGTGTCCGGGTGCGTGCCGGCCTCGAGCATCGGCACGAACGGCGTGACCCCGATGCCCCCGGCCACCAGGAGCAGCGGCGTGGCCGTGCTCCGCGGCAGCAGCAGGTCGCCGCCGACACCGGTGGCGTGGACCGTGGAGCCCACGGGCAGCGCGGCGAGGGTCTGCTTGAACGAGCTCGGCTCCGCCGGGACGGTGAAGGCGACTGCGAGGGCGTCGGCCGCGGGGCCGTCGGCCGGGGCACCCACGATCGAGAAGGTGCGCCGCTCGCCGCGGCCGTCCGCGCGGTGCGGGACGTGCAGCTCGACCCACTGGCCGGGCCGCCAGCGCACGGGGTGCGCGGGGCGCAGCAGGACCTCGTGCGCCCCGCCGCCCACGGCGGTGTGCGCGGCGACCTGCAGCCGGACGCCGCCGCGCTGGCCGAGCACGAAGGCGACGACGTTCGCGACGACCAGCCCCAGCTCGGGCGTGTTCGACACGGGGCCGAGGTGGAACGGCACGAACGCCAGGAGCGCCGCGAGCACCGCGAGGCCGATCTGCTGGCCGCGGCGCGGCGCGAGGGTCAGCGGCTCGGTGAGCATGATCGTCGCGGCGAACACCAGCGGGTACTGCGCGAGCGCGGACCACAGCGCGTCGCCGGGCGCCGTACCCAGCGCGACCTGCTGCTGCAGCACGACCACCACCCCGGTGACCAGGTACGCCACGACGGGGGCCACGTGCCGCGTGCGCTGCACCACGGCGAGCCCGACGACCGCCACGACGGGCAGCAGGAAGGGCGTGGCGACCCACCAGAACGCACCGAAGGTGCCCAGCAGCGGCCACCCGACGACGCCTGCGACGAGCGCGCCGAACGCCGCCGGGTTCACCACGTGACGCCCGCGCACCGCCACGAGGTACTTGGACGCCCCGGCGACCGCGCCCGCCCCCGCGACGGTCGCGAGCGCCGACGGCTCCAGCGACGGCTGGAAGAGCAGCACGAGGATCAGGCCGGTGATGACGGACGACTCCAGGTGCGCGGGGCGGCGCACGAGGCGCCCTCCGGCGGCGGAGACGGCGGCCGTGGCCCCGACCGCGACGGCCGTGCTGGCGAGGATGCCCCACGGGTCGACCCCGACGGCGCCGGTGAGGGCACCGACGAGCGCGGCCAGGACGGTCGCCGCCAGGGCGAGGGTGACGAGGCGGTACATGCTCAGGCGGCCGAGAAGGCCGTCGACGTGGCTCATGCGCAGAGCTCCCCGGGCAGGGCCAGCGCGTAGCGCGCGTGGCCGTCGGCGTGCAGCTGGACGTAGGTGTGCGCGTAGCGCGCCTGGAGACGGTCGGGGTCGGTGAGGAACAGCGCCGTGGCGAGGCCGTCGGCGACCATCGCGGTGGGGGCGAGCGCCCACGTGGCCACGACGTCGCGGACCGGTGCCCCGGTGCGCGCGTCGAGCACGTGGTGCAGGCCGTCGCCCCAGGTGCGCCGGTCGACGGCGGACCCGCAGACGGCGCCGTCACGCACCTCGACGACGCCGATCGCACGCGTCGGATGCCCCGGCTGCTGCAGGGCCACCCGCAGGGGCGTCGGCCCGCGGTGCAGGACGTCGCCACCGGCGTCGACCGTGTGCGTCCCGATGCCGCAGGCGAGCAGCTCGTCGCCGACGAGGTCGACGAGCTGCCCCTTGCCGGCGGCGCCGACGTCGAGCAGCACGGGCTCGTGCACGTGCAGCACGTGCCCGTCACGGCTCACGGCGGCCGGCGCCGCGGCGGGCACCGGGTCGCCGACCGGGCGCAGGGTGTACGCCGCGTCGTAGCCGAGACGCTCCAGGCTGCGGCCGACGAGCGGGGTCACCGCGCCGTCGGTGCACGCCGCGAGGACGTCGTAGTGGTCGAGCAGGGCGGCCGCGTGGTCCGGCAGCACGTACGTGCCGGGCTCGCGGGCCATCGCGGCCACGACGGAGTCGTCACGGAACCGCGACCACGTGCGGTCGTACGCGTCGATCACGGCGTGCACCCGGGCCAGGACCCGGTCTGCGAGCGGCTCCGGCGTCGTGATCCGCCACCGGGTGCCGATCGCGTCGAACGTGGCCTCAGGCGGCCGCATCGGCGGAGATCTGGGCGACGGCGTCCATGAACCCGCCGCTGGTCAGCGAGGAGCCGGAGACGGTCGTGACGTCGAGGTCGTCGATCGCGACGCCCACGACCTCGTCGGCGATCCCGGAAGCGAACTGCGTCTGGTACTGCCGGGACGTGGCGTTGGTGGCCTCGGGCGTGACCTCGACGGCGGTGACGACGCCGTCGGCGAGCGTGAGGCTCACCGCGACGGTCTCGGGCCCCCCGGGCGAGGTGTAGCTGCCGGTGGCGTCGTAGGTCCCGTCCGTGTACGCCGAGCCGGTCGCGGCCGCGTCGTCGTCGGCGGTGTCCTCGGCCGTGCCGTCCGCGGTATCGTCGGTGCCTGCCTCGTCGGTCGCGGTCTGCGTCGAGCTGTCGTCGGTGCCGGCGTCCGTCTCGGTGGCGGCGCTGGTGGCGCAGCCGGCGAGGACGGTGGCGGCGGCGATCCCGGACAGCAGGGCGAAGGAGCGGCGGCGGGTGGTCGGGCGCATCGGGTGTTCCCCTCTCGGCGGCGCGCGGTCGCGCGGCGTTGACGTGGGAGAACGTACGAGCGCTCCCTGGGGGATCCCTGGGAGCAGCGCAGGATAGTCCTGTACGCGCGCCAGGACCCGGGACGCAGGTCCCGGGTCCTGGGCGCGAGGTCCCTGCGGTGGCGCGGCGCGACGGTCAGCCGACGCGGTGCAGCCACCGCACGGGTGCACCCGCACCCGCATACCGGAACGGCTCGAGCTCGTCGTCCCACGCCTGGCCGAGCGCGAGGTCCAGCTCGGCGCGCAGCCGCTGGGCGTCACCGGCGTGCTCGAGCGCCGCACGGATGCGGTCCTCGGGCACCACGACGTTGCCGTGCACGTCCGTCTGGGCGTGGAAGATCCCCAGCTCGGGCGTGTGGCTCCAGCGCGAGCCGTCGACGCCGGCGCTCGGCTCCTCGGTGACCTCGTACCGGAGGTGCGCCCAGCCGCGCAGCCCGGACGCCAGGCGCGCGCCGGTGCCCGCGGGACCCTGCCACGAGTGCTCGGCCCGGTAGAACCCCGGACCGGCGGGCTGCGCGGTCCAGTCCATGCTCACGCGGGCGTCCAGCACGTTGCCCGCCGCCCACTCGACGTGGGGGCAGAGCGCACGGGGCGCCGAGTGCACGAAAAGTACACCGCGGGTGAGTCCACCAGCCATGTCGTCCTCCTTGAGCGGTTCGAGGGTCGCCTTCCCCAACGAC is a genomic window containing:
- a CDS encoding beta-ketoacyl-[acyl-carrier-protein] synthase family protein, with amino-acid sequence MSTVPEVVVTGLGATTPLGGDVPSTWRAALAGESGARPMDNDWATTYEIGVNFAAQLRVPPSEVLPRPEIKRMDPSSQYAIIAAREAWADAGAPEVDGDRLGSVVSSGIGGIWTTLDGWDTLREKGGRRVLPMTVPMLMPNSATAYVSLELGARAGAHAVVSACATGAEAIGYAADMIRAGRADIVVAGGTEAVIHPMPIAAFAASRTLSTRNDDPAGASRPYDVDRDGFVIGEGAGVVVLESAAHAAARGARVYARLAGVGLSADGYHITSPDPSGGGQVRAMRSALADAGVAARDVVHVNAHATSTVVGDLIEARSIREALGDEADHAVLSATKSMTGHLLGGAGALETIFTVLALHDRLAPPTINVANPDPELVLDLVRDTPRALPAGQVAAVNNSFGFGGHNVALVVTSV
- a CDS encoding FAD-dependent oxidoreductase; the protein is MSHVDGLLGRLSMYRLVTLALAATVLAALVGALTGAVGVDPWGILASTAVAVGATAAVSAAGGRLVRRPAHLESSVITGLILVLLFQPSLEPSALATVAGAGAVAGASKYLVAVRGRHVVNPAAFGALVAGVVGWPLLGTFGAFWWVATPFLLPVVAVVGLAVVQRTRHVAPVVAYLVTGVVVVLQQQVALGTAPGDALWSALAQYPLVFAATIMLTEPLTLAPRRGQQIGLAVLAALLAFVPFHLGPVSNTPELGLVVANVVAFVLGQRGGVRLQVAAHTAVGGGAHEVLLRPAHPVRWRPGQWVELHVPHRADGRGERRTFSIVGAPADGPAADALAVAFTVPAEPSSFKQTLAALPVGSTVHATGVGGDLLLPRSTATPLLLVAGGIGVTPFVPMLEAGTHPDTVLVLVLRTHDAPPYLERLAATGVRTLVVGPSAGGPHDPDGAGWELPDGWHRIGVRLTAEDLADAVPDADQRRAYASGSPAMLAGTVPVLRAVGVRRVRRDVFSGYTGGRRRPVTRGRADAQGQTEVTTSATL
- a CDS encoding FAD:protein FMN transferase, whose amino-acid sequence is MRPPEATFDAIGTRWRITTPEPLADRVLARVHAVIDAYDRTWSRFRDDSVVAAMAREPGTYVLPDHAAALLDHYDVLAACTDGAVTPLVGRSLERLGYDAAYTLRPVGDPVPAAAPAAVSRDGHVLHVHEPVLLDVGAAGKGQLVDLVGDELLACGIGTHTVDAGGDVLHRGPTPLRVALQQPGHPTRAIGVVEVRDGAVCGSAVDRRTWGDGLHHVLDARTGAPVRDVVATWALAPTAMVADGLATALFLTDPDRLQARYAHTYVQLHADGHARYALALPGELCA
- a CDS encoding FMN-binding protein — encoded protein: MRPTTRRRSFALLSGIAAATVLAGCATSAATETDAGTDDSSTQTATDEAGTDDTADGTAEDTADDDAAATGSAYTDGTYDATGSYTSPGGPETVAVSLTLADGVVTAVEVTPEATNATSRQYQTQFASGIADEVVGVAIDDLDVTTVSGSSLTSGGFMDAVAQISADAAA
- a CDS encoding DUF3145 domain-containing protein, with the translated sequence MAGGLTRGVLFVHSAPRALCPHVEWAAGNVLDARVSMDWTAQPAGPGFYRAEHSWQGPAGTGARLASGLRGWAHLRYEVTEEPSAGVDGSRWSHTPELGIFHAQTDVHGNVVVPEDRIRAALEHAGDAQRLRAELDLALGQAWDDELEPFRYAGAGAPVRWLHRVG